A genomic stretch from Lathyrus oleraceus cultivar Zhongwan6 chromosome 2, CAAS_Psat_ZW6_1.0, whole genome shotgun sequence includes:
- the LOC127118729 gene encoding RING-H2 finger protein ATL11 → MRIYTKLPAPPPPLTLLLLFLSFSSPATSQPETPSPPPQDPFARMKFDRTMASVLIFLVMVFFTLGFISIYTRQCREQRIRGRIDLAVPISGGDAYRRPYGLDPVILENFPNFVYSEVKDLKIGRVTLECAVCLNEFEDDETLRLIPVCSHVFHRECIDAWLLHHSTCPVCRADLVPDPKDELASSSILIQISDANLDEPGLNHEPDVVEPVDVNDDNDIQKTKIVKVTPDGNLDGTKMKMKIPVRSKSMGFMFARLFSRSNSMGHLTVRSSEDLERFTLRLPDEVHNRLVNDMTLNRTKSFGVEMALQSERRGFRTRSVGRNFLQYERFNVESRVDRKGFGCGPSLLGRVGSMRLTKDGNKGTMGVVDEVDVEERSSSHLVNTN, encoded by the coding sequence ATGCGCATCTACACCAAACTCCCTGCACCTCCACCACCTCTCACTCTTTTACTTCTTTTCCTCTCTTTCTCCTCTCCGGCAACGTCTCAACCAGAGACTCCATCTCCGCCGCCGCAAGATCCATTCGCGAGAATGAAATTCGACAGAACCATGGCCTCTGTGCTTATCTTCCTCGTCATGGTTTTCTTCACTCTAGGTTTCATTTCCATCTACACTCGTCAATGTAGAGAGCAGAGAATCAGAGGAAGGATCGATCTCGCTGTTCCGATCAGCGGCGGCGACGCTTACAGACGGCCGTACGGACTCGATCCGGTGATTCTCGAGAATTTTCCGAACTTTGTTTATTCCGAGGTGAAGGATCTCAAGATTGGGAGAGTCACGCTAGAATGCGCTGTCTGCTTAAACGAGTTCGAAGATGATGAAACGCTGCGTTTGATTCCGGTATGTAGCCACGTGTTCCATCGTGAGTGTATTGATGCGTGGTTGTTGCATCACTCCACGTGTCCGGTTTGTCGAGCCGATCTTGTTCCCGATCCGAAAGACGAGTTGGCGTCTTCTTCAATCCTGATACAGATCTCGGATGCGAATTTGGATGAACCGGGTTTGAACCACGAACCGGATGTGGTTGAACCGGTTGATGTGAATGATGACAACGATATTCAGAAGACAAAAATAGTAAAAGTGACTCCAGACGGAAATTTAGATGGAAcgaaaatgaaaatgaaaattcCGGTTCGGTCCAAGTCAATGGGTTTTATGTTTGCGAGATTGTTTTCGCGGTCTAACTCGATGGGTCACTTGACGGTTCGGTCGAGTGAGGATTTGGAGCGGTTCACGTTAAGGTTGCCGGATGAGGTTCATAATAGGCTTGTGAATGACATGACATTGAACCGGACAAAAAGTTTTGGTGTGGAAATGGCATTACAGAGTGAGAGAAGGGGTTTTAGAACGAGGAGTGTAGGGAGGAATTTTCTACAGTACGAACGGTTCAATGTGGAGAGCCGGGTGGACCGGAAAGGGTTCGGTTGTGGTCCGTCTTTATTGGGCCGGGTTGGTTCAATGAGGTTAACTAAGGATGGGAATAAGGGAACAATGGGTGTTGTGGATGAAGTTGATGTTGAAGAACGTTCTTCGAGTCATTTAGTTAATACTAATTGA